Proteins from a single region of Halorubrum sp. 2020YC2:
- a CDS encoding oligopeptide/dipeptide ABC transporter ATP-binding protein encodes MSDPLLSVEGLKKYYADDPSFVDRLLGQESESVKAVDGVSFDVREGETLGLVGESGCGKSTTGETVLRLREPTAGEITFDGTDVRGMTDAELNQFRRRAQIVFQDPFSSLDPRMTTGDIVTEGLRIHGIADKKQRRETARDLLERVGLSADQMDRYPHEFSGGQRQRIGIARALALDPDFVVLDEPVSALDVSVQAQILNLLEDLQDDFGLTFLFIAHNLGVVRHVCDRVAVMYLGEIVEIGPVEEIFDDPAHPYTKALLSSVPRATTEARDEEFTTLRGDVPSPRNPPAGCRFHTRCPQARAACRESAPPAYDVGDGRTTTCFRSDDDHVYWDSEPIGENAAGEEAADAGEPADD; translated from the coding sequence GTGAGCGACCCGCTGCTCTCCGTAGAGGGGCTGAAGAAGTACTACGCGGACGACCCGTCGTTCGTCGACCGCCTGCTCGGCCAGGAGTCGGAGAGCGTCAAGGCGGTCGACGGCGTCTCCTTCGACGTGCGCGAGGGCGAGACGCTCGGGCTGGTCGGGGAGTCCGGCTGCGGGAAGTCGACGACCGGCGAGACGGTGCTCCGGCTGCGCGAGCCCACCGCGGGCGAGATCACCTTCGACGGGACCGACGTCCGCGGGATGACCGACGCGGAGCTGAACCAGTTCCGCCGGCGCGCGCAGATCGTCTTCCAGGACCCGTTCTCCAGCCTCGACCCGCGGATGACCACCGGCGACATCGTCACGGAGGGACTCCGGATCCACGGCATCGCGGACAAAAAGCAGCGCCGCGAGACGGCCCGCGACCTCCTCGAACGCGTCGGGCTCTCCGCCGACCAGATGGACCGGTACCCGCACGAGTTCTCGGGGGGGCAGCGCCAGCGGATCGGGATCGCCCGGGCGCTCGCCTTGGACCCCGACTTCGTCGTCCTCGACGAGCCGGTGTCGGCGCTCGACGTGAGCGTTCAGGCGCAGATCCTGAACCTGCTCGAAGACCTTCAGGACGACTTCGGGCTGACGTTCCTCTTCATCGCGCACAACCTCGGCGTGGTCCGGCACGTCTGCGACCGCGTCGCGGTGATGTACCTCGGTGAGATCGTCGAGATCGGGCCGGTCGAGGAGATATTCGACGACCCCGCGCACCCGTACACGAAGGCGCTGCTGTCGAGCGTCCCGCGGGCGACCACGGAGGCGCGCGACGAGGAGTTCACCACCCTCCGCGGCGACGTGCCCTCGCCGCGGAACCCGCCCGCCGGCTGCCGGTTCCACACGCGCTGTCCGCAGGCGCGCGCGGCCTGCCGGGAATCGGCGCCGCCGGCGTACGACGTCGGGGACGGTCGGACGACGACCTGCTTCCGGTCGGACGACGACCACGTGTACTGGGACAGCGAGCCGATCGGGGAGAACGCGGCCGGCGAGGAGGCGGCGGACGCCGGCGAGCCGGCGGACGACTGA
- a CDS encoding multicopper oxidase domain-containing protein yields MTHSDSGSDGGFARRSILQAAGLSGVAGLAGCLSEAAPTASADSAAATQTEDGEPALPETGSPEVVDLDERGREVTLRSVHARHAAHPGDSLGGPVEMPVTWAFQADDGTPSVPGPVLRATEGDDLSITLDNTDGEMPHTLHFHGVSKSWKDDGVPSTTGITVMPGEKHTYEIGADVPGTHLYHCHFQTPMHMDMGMYGILRIDPEGYEAADVEQFMTLKDWDTRLSRSYGGEDATYDVENRRPDAFTINGRVAPYTFNPDHGSPIVVSEGDTVRLHLVNAGFMSHPMHTHNHRFRTVEKDGAPYPDVMQLPEDVVNVAPAERYTVEFEADADPGIYPLHCHKVDHVRNGGSYPGGMLTTIVYERAMGTDVFADLMDKAGYEL; encoded by the coding sequence ATGACGCACAGCGACTCCGGTTCCGACGGCGGCTTCGCGCGACGATCGATCCTCCAGGCCGCGGGCCTCTCGGGCGTCGCCGGGCTGGCCGGCTGCCTGAGCGAGGCGGCTCCCACCGCCTCGGCCGACAGCGCCGCCGCGACACAGACCGAGGACGGCGAGCCCGCGCTCCCCGAGACGGGGTCGCCGGAGGTCGTCGACCTCGACGAGCGCGGCCGCGAGGTGACGCTGCGCTCGGTCCACGCCCGCCACGCGGCCCACCCCGGCGACTCGCTGGGCGGGCCGGTCGAGATGCCGGTGACGTGGGCGTTTCAGGCCGACGACGGCACGCCGAGCGTCCCCGGGCCGGTCCTCCGGGCGACCGAGGGCGACGACCTGTCGATCACGCTCGACAACACCGACGGGGAGATGCCGCACACGCTCCACTTCCACGGCGTCTCGAAGTCGTGGAAGGACGACGGCGTCCCGTCGACGACCGGGATCACCGTGATGCCCGGCGAGAAACACACCTACGAGATCGGCGCGGACGTGCCCGGCACGCACCTCTATCACTGCCACTTCCAGACCCCCATGCACATGGACATGGGGATGTACGGGATCCTCCGAATCGACCCCGAGGGGTACGAGGCGGCCGACGTCGAGCAGTTCATGACGCTGAAAGACTGGGACACGCGGCTCTCCCGGTCGTACGGCGGCGAGGACGCGACCTACGACGTCGAGAACCGCCGCCCGGACGCGTTCACCATCAACGGGCGGGTCGCGCCGTACACGTTCAACCCGGACCACGGCTCGCCGATCGTCGTCAGCGAGGGCGACACCGTGCGGCTCCACCTGGTCAACGCCGGGTTCATGTCGCATCCGATGCACACGCACAACCACCGGTTCCGCACGGTCGAGAAGGACGGCGCCCCGTACCCCGACGTGATGCAACTGCCAGAGGACGTGGTGAACGTCGCGCCCGCGGAGCGGTACACCGTCGAGTTCGAGGCGGACGCGGACCCGGGCATCTACCCGCTACACTGCCACAAGGTGGACCACGTTCGCAACGGCGGCTCCTACCCCGGCGGGATGCTCACCACCATCGTCTACGAGCGGGCGATGGGGACGGACGTGTTCGCGGACCTCATGGACAAGGCGGGCTACGAGCTCTGA
- a CDS encoding polyprenyl synthetase family protein: protein MEYLERRVGLVEDRIESVIDDVEPDELSDEVGHVVFAGGKRVRPAVTVLACEAFDGDPEAAVDFAAGIEFVHNASLVIDDIIDRSEVRRGTAAAWSEFGYGPAIIASDGLLGEAFALFSTNPRAMRTVAEAMVELGEGEATELAARPTNEAEYMELARRKTGALFRAAAELGAVAGGAEPHAIDSFGEYAERVGVAFQMRDDVLDATADADDLGKPTGQDAEMDRPSVLQVTSLSPEEINDRAREESERALAALDDADPPETEAIEYLRDLAEFVVVRER from the coding sequence ATGGAGTACTTGGAGCGTCGGGTCGGGCTGGTCGAAGACCGGATCGAGTCGGTCATCGACGACGTCGAGCCCGACGAGCTGTCCGACGAGGTCGGGCACGTCGTCTTCGCGGGCGGTAAGCGGGTCCGCCCAGCGGTGACCGTCCTCGCCTGCGAGGCGTTCGACGGCGACCCCGAGGCGGCGGTCGACTTCGCGGCCGGCATCGAGTTCGTCCACAACGCCTCGCTCGTGATCGACGACATCATCGACCGCTCGGAGGTCCGCCGCGGCACCGCCGCGGCCTGGTCGGAGTTCGGCTACGGCCCGGCGATCATCGCCAGCGACGGCCTGCTGGGCGAGGCGTTCGCGCTGTTCTCGACGAACCCCCGCGCGATGCGCACGGTCGCTGAGGCGATGGTCGAACTCGGGGAGGGCGAGGCGACCGAACTCGCGGCGCGACCGACGAACGAGGCGGAGTACATGGAGCTCGCGCGCCGGAAGACGGGCGCGCTGTTCCGCGCCGCCGCCGAGCTGGGGGCGGTCGCCGGCGGCGCGGAGCCGCACGCGATCGACTCGTTCGGAGAGTACGCCGAGCGCGTCGGCGTCGCCTTCCAGATGCGCGACGACGTGTTAGACGCCACCGCCGACGCCGACGACCTCGGCAAGCCGACCGGGCAGGACGCCGAGATGGATCGCCCCTCGGTCCTCCAGGTCACGTCGCTGTCGCCCGAGGAGATCAACGATCGCGCCCGGGAGGAGTCCGAGCGCGCGCTCGCCGCCCTCGACGACGCCGACCCCCCGGAGACCGAGGCGATCGAGTACCTCCGCGACCTCGCGGAGTTCGTCGTCGTTCGGGAGCGGTAG
- the npdG gene encoding NADPH-dependent F420 reductase, with protein sequence MKIAILGGTGDIGEGLALRLAADTSHRVAVGSREAEKAANRAEEYTAELESRGLDAAVTGGENAAVAADARIVVLAVPPYHVGDTVEAVAESLEAGDVLVSPATGMKRDDEGFHYHKPGAGSVTEIVAGAAPEGVAVVGAFHNLAAARLANLDADLGVDTLVIGDDEDAKETVADVAEGIEGLRALDAGGIANAPEIEGLTPLLINVASNNDGLHDLGVRFQ encoded by the coding sequence ATGAAAATCGCCATCCTAGGCGGCACCGGCGACATCGGTGAGGGACTCGCGCTCCGGCTTGCGGCCGACACGTCCCACCGGGTCGCGGTCGGCTCGCGAGAGGCCGAGAAGGCGGCGAACAGGGCCGAGGAGTACACCGCCGAACTGGAGAGCCGCGGCCTCGACGCCGCGGTGACCGGCGGCGAGAACGCCGCGGTCGCGGCCGACGCCCGGATCGTCGTCCTCGCGGTCCCGCCGTACCACGTCGGCGACACCGTGGAGGCGGTGGCCGAGTCGCTGGAGGCGGGTGACGTGCTGGTCTCGCCCGCCACCGGGATGAAACGCGACGACGAGGGGTTCCATTACCACAAGCCGGGCGCCGGCTCCGTGACGGAGATCGTCGCCGGCGCGGCGCCCGAGGGCGTCGCCGTCGTCGGCGCGTTCCACAACCTCGCGGCCGCGCGCCTCGCGAACCTCGACGCCGACCTCGGGGTCGACACGCTCGTGATCGGCGACGACGAGGACGCGAAAGAGACCGTGGCGGACGTCGCCGAGGGGATCGAGGGCCTGCGCGCGCTCGACGCCGGCGGGATCGCCAACGCACCCGAAATCGAGGGGCTGACGCCGCTTTTAATCAACGTCGCCTCGAACAACGACGGCCTCCACGACCTCGGCGTCCGATTCCAGTAA
- a CDS encoding MazG-like family protein, which translates to MDEQDRVAAFVDEYGLETDLAYHALDLESEVGEIAKEVTTSTDYGRNPNAASIATDEVGDALFALLALAEAAGVDADAALDEALAKYEARIDSSGDPGSGE; encoded by the coding sequence ATGGACGAGCAGGACCGCGTCGCCGCGTTCGTCGACGAGTACGGACTGGAGACCGACCTCGCGTACCACGCCCTCGACTTAGAGAGCGAGGTCGGCGAGATCGCGAAGGAGGTGACGACCTCGACCGACTACGGGCGCAACCCGAACGCCGCGTCGATCGCGACCGACGAGGTCGGGGACGCGCTGTTCGCGCTGCTCGCGCTCGCTGAAGCGGCCGGCGTCGACGCCGACGCGGCGCTCGACGAGGCGCTGGCGAAGTACGAGGCGCGGATCGATTCGTCCGGCGACCCCGGCTCCGGCGAGTAG
- a CDS encoding globin-coupled sensor protein yields MNDGLDVSELVDEIGLDADEIAWRKEFVGFDEEDERRLSRYEDAFAENAEQIADDFYENLTGREQTVDVIGRSEKGLEQLKRTQSAYLVTLAEGEYGEEYFEDRARIGKIHDMLEMPMKHYLGQYGVYYDLILPLVGDRLVDSLTERLAPDAAGEGVDEATATAVEEEVDDAIEDLLSVLRIVNLDMQVVTDTYIHSYSQKLTEAVEENERLMAEVEDEVKEPISDLRESAGDVADSAAAVGEASEDQSQRVAEISSEVANLSATVEEVASTADEVERTSGRAETLATDGRAAADDAAAAMDDIGEAVDEVADDVEALQERVEEIDEFVDAINGIADQTNLLALNASIEAARAGEAGAGFGVVADEIKSLAEESQGHAADIESMVDGIRTDTEDTVESLSETTVRVDEGSERVDDATESLAAIAEAVTETADGIDEVSDVTDEQAAAAEEIAATIDGVVERSNRISDEMQELATESERQSAAVEELERTVRRLAVDDGAGGGVGGPDGASLTDGGTRAEEAADGRSVPAGLPEGLPQFVIDRLSEEELRAVAAGELEIDDLR; encoded by the coding sequence ATGAACGACGGACTCGACGTGTCCGAGCTGGTCGACGAGATCGGGTTAGACGCCGACGAGATCGCGTGGCGGAAGGAGTTCGTCGGGTTCGACGAGGAGGACGAGCGGCGGCTGAGCCGGTACGAGGACGCGTTCGCGGAGAACGCGGAGCAGATCGCCGATGACTTCTACGAGAACCTCACCGGGCGCGAGCAGACCGTCGACGTGATCGGCCGGTCGGAGAAGGGGCTCGAACAGCTCAAGCGGACGCAGTCGGCGTACCTCGTGACGCTCGCGGAGGGCGAGTACGGCGAGGAGTACTTCGAGGACCGGGCGCGGATCGGCAAGATCCACGACATGCTGGAGATGCCGATGAAACACTACCTCGGGCAGTACGGCGTGTACTACGACCTCATCCTCCCGCTCGTCGGTGACCGCCTCGTCGACTCGCTCACCGAGCGCCTCGCTCCCGACGCCGCCGGCGAGGGCGTCGACGAGGCGACCGCGACGGCGGTCGAGGAGGAGGTCGACGACGCGATCGAGGACCTGCTGTCCGTCCTCCGGATCGTCAACCTCGACATGCAGGTCGTCACGGACACGTACATCCACTCGTACAGCCAGAAGCTCACGGAGGCGGTCGAGGAGAACGAGCGGCTGATGGCCGAGGTGGAAGACGAGGTCAAGGAACCGATCAGCGACCTCCGCGAGTCGGCGGGAGACGTCGCGGACAGCGCCGCCGCGGTCGGCGAGGCGTCGGAGGACCAGTCACAGCGGGTCGCGGAGATCTCTTCGGAGGTCGCGAACCTCTCCGCGACGGTCGAGGAGGTGGCCTCGACCGCCGACGAGGTCGAGCGCACGAGCGGCCGAGCGGAGACGCTCGCGACGGACGGGCGGGCCGCGGCCGACGACGCCGCAGCGGCGATGGACGACATCGGGGAGGCCGTCGACGAGGTGGCGGACGACGTCGAGGCGCTCCAAGAGCGCGTCGAGGAGATCGACGAGTTCGTCGACGCGATCAACGGGATCGCCGACCAGACGAACCTGCTCGCCCTGAACGCCTCGATCGAGGCGGCGCGGGCCGGCGAGGCCGGCGCCGGGTTCGGCGTCGTCGCGGACGAGATCAAGTCGCTCGCGGAGGAGTCACAGGGGCACGCGGCCGACATCGAGTCGATGGTCGACGGGATCCGTACCGACACCGAAGACACCGTCGAGAGCCTCTCTGAGACGACGGTGCGGGTCGACGAGGGGAGCGAGCGCGTCGACGACGCGACGGAGAGCCTCGCGGCCATCGCCGAGGCGGTGACGGAGACGGCGGACGGGATCGACGAGGTCTCCGACGTGACCGACGAGCAGGCCGCCGCCGCCGAGGAGATCGCCGCGACGATAGACGGGGTGGTCGAGCGGTCGAACCGCATCAGCGACGAGATGCAGGAGTTAGCGACCGAAAGCGAGCGCCAGTCGGCGGCGGTCGAGGAGCTGGAACGCACCGTGCGCCGGTTGGCCGTGGACGACGGGGCCGGCGGCGGCGTCGGCGGTCCCGACGGGGCGTCTCTAACGGACGGCGGAACGCGGGCGGAGGAGGCGGCGGACGGCCGGTCGGTTCCGGCGGGGCTGCCGGAGGGCCTACCGCAGTTCGTGATCGATCGCCTCTCCGAGGAGGAGCTCCGCGCGGTCGCGGCCGGTGAGTTGGAGATCGACGATCTGCGGTGA
- the fdhF gene encoding formate dehydrogenase subunit alpha, with amino-acid sequence MPDPTETPERSFESNPTVCPFCGVGCQIEYAGRGSATGVEGPVNDRGEICPKGAAAFDVVDHDDRLTEPLVRHNGDFVTAPWEEALDRVASGIGDVVEEHGPDAVQFFASSNCTNEENYVLQKLARVLGTNNVDNCARLCHASTVAAMSERLGAGAMTNTLDDLGEADCIFVNGANPAEQHPVAFRSYVLPAVRDGATLVHVDPRANDTTEAADVHLPLRPGTDIELLNAVAAVLVEEDLVDEAFLAERTTGFDRLREHLAGVDVAANAEAAGVDPEALREAARAYGEADRAAIVTGMGTSQHRCGTDNVHALLNLALLTGNVGRPGTGVNPLRGQNNVQGASDVGGLPSVLPGYEPVTDPDARERVAAEWGVEPPAEPGLTEVEATHRFGDDVRAAVVFGENPAVTEPNATAVGSAFDDLDFCVVIDLFETRTAEHADVVLPGSAWAEKSGTVTNTDRRVMRMRPNADLPGNARRDFGILTELGRRLTDRPEAFDYDGPEDAFDELTRVAPIYEGMSYEGIGDGYQRWPFSAADGTGTDVLHAERFATGERTAPLAVVDAVPPVDELDADELTLTTGRVLQQFNSGALSRRSDRLTAMRGEDVLQIHPSDAAERGIEDGDRVTVSNERGSVAVAADVTPAVREGVAFCTFHYAEPLANALTGDALDPEAKIPEFKHSAVAVEPVDDGGEAAAESEAAGAD; translated from the coding sequence ATGCCCGACCCGACCGAGACGCCCGAGCGGAGCTTCGAGTCGAACCCCACCGTCTGTCCGTTCTGCGGCGTCGGCTGTCAGATCGAGTACGCCGGCCGCGGCAGCGCGACGGGGGTCGAGGGACCGGTGAACGACCGCGGGGAGATCTGCCCGAAGGGGGCGGCCGCGTTCGACGTCGTCGACCACGACGACCGCCTGACGGAGCCGCTCGTCCGGCACAACGGCGATTTCGTCACGGCGCCGTGGGAGGAGGCGCTCGACCGCGTCGCGAGCGGGATCGGGGACGTGGTCGAGGAGCACGGCCCGGACGCGGTCCAGTTCTTCGCCTCCTCGAACTGTACGAACGAGGAGAACTACGTCCTCCAGAAGCTCGCGCGGGTCCTCGGGACGAACAACGTTGACAACTGCGCGCGCCTCTGTCACGCCTCGACGGTCGCCGCGATGAGCGAGCGCCTCGGCGCGGGCGCGATGACGAACACCTTGGACGACCTCGGGGAGGCCGACTGCATCTTCGTCAACGGGGCGAACCCCGCCGAGCAACACCCCGTGGCGTTCCGGTCGTACGTCCTCCCGGCGGTCCGCGACGGCGCGACGCTGGTCCACGTCGACCCGCGCGCGAACGACACGACGGAGGCGGCGGACGTCCACCTCCCGCTGCGGCCCGGCACCGACATCGAACTGCTGAACGCGGTCGCCGCGGTCCTCGTCGAGGAGGACCTCGTCGACGAGGCGTTCCTCGCGGAGCGGACGACCGGCTTCGACCGCCTGCGCGAGCACCTCGCCGGCGTCGACGTCGCGGCGAACGCCGAGGCCGCCGGCGTCGACCCCGAGGCCCTCCGGGAGGCGGCGCGGGCGTACGGCGAGGCCGACCGCGCCGCGATCGTGACCGGGATGGGGACGAGCCAGCACCGCTGCGGCACCGACAACGTCCACGCCCTGCTCAACCTCGCGCTCCTGACCGGCAACGTCGGCCGCCCCGGGACCGGCGTGAACCCGCTGCGCGGGCAGAACAACGTTCAGGGCGCGAGCGACGTGGGCGGGCTCCCGAGCGTGCTCCCCGGCTACGAGCCGGTGACGGACCCGGACGCCCGCGAGCGCGTCGCCGCGGAGTGGGGCGTCGAGCCGCCGGCCGAGCCGGGGCTCACCGAGGTCGAAGCGACGCACCGCTTCGGGGACGACGTGCGGGCCGCGGTCGTCTTCGGGGAGAACCCGGCGGTGACCGAGCCGAACGCGACCGCGGTCGGGTCGGCGTTCGACGACCTCGACTTCTGTGTCGTCATCGACCTCTTCGAGACGCGGACGGCGGAGCACGCCGACGTGGTGCTCCCCGGGAGCGCGTGGGCCGAGAAGTCCGGCACGGTGACGAACACCGACCGGCGCGTGATGCGGATGCGGCCGAACGCCGACCTCCCGGGGAACGCCCGGCGCGACTTCGGGATCCTGACCGAACTCGGCCGGCGGCTGACCGACCGCCCCGAGGCGTTCGACTACGACGGCCCGGAGGACGCGTTCGACGAACTGACCCGCGTCGCGCCGATCTACGAGGGGATGAGCTACGAGGGGATCGGCGACGGCTACCAGCGGTGGCCGTTCTCGGCGGCCGACGGGACCGGGACCGACGTGTTACACGCGGAGCGGTTCGCGACCGGCGAGCGCACCGCGCCCCTCGCGGTCGTCGACGCGGTCCCGCCCGTCGACGAACTCGACGCGGACGAACTGACGCTCACGACCGGCCGCGTGCTCCAGCAGTTCAACAGCGGTGCGCTCAGCCGGCGCTCGGACCGGCTCACCGCGATGCGGGGCGAGGACGTCCTCCAGATCCACCCGAGCGACGCCGCCGAGCGCGGGATCGAGGACGGCGACCGCGTGACCGTCTCGAACGAGCGCGGGAGCGTCGCGGTCGCGGCCGACGTCACCCCCGCGGTCCGCGAGGGCGTCGCGTTCTGTACGTTCCACTACGCGGAGCCGCTCGCGAACGCCCTGACCGGCGACGCGCTCGACCCCGAGGCGAAGATCCCGGAGTTCAAGCACTCGGCGGTCGCCGTCGAGCCGGTCGACGACGGCGGGGAGGCGGCCGCGGAGAGCGAGGCGGCCGGGGCCGACTGA
- a CDS encoding helix-turn-helix domain-containing protein, with protein MGTEGESADDRAGAAPGGVRAGVAIHGTGNCPVVAASTAHDGPITGVNWTHADGTHTEEFRARDADAVEGTEGVPPAESVVDLGGERVYRYDRPADGECACRIIEELDCPIADARAEDGVLLLTLHLPDLERLRDVVSALDGAVDRVEVRYLVQGAARGDAVSDRTLVDRGRLTDRQCEVLRTAYRMGYFERPRDANASAVADALDIAPSTFAEHLAAAQRKLLEETLAGD; from the coding sequence ATGGGAACGGAAGGAGAGTCGGCGGACGACCGCGCCGGAGCCGCGCCCGGCGGCGTCCGCGCCGGCGTCGCGATCCACGGGACGGGCAACTGCCCGGTCGTCGCGGCGTCGACCGCCCACGACGGGCCGATCACGGGGGTCAACTGGACGCACGCCGACGGCACCCACACCGAGGAGTTCCGCGCCCGCGACGCGGACGCGGTCGAGGGGACCGAGGGGGTCCCCCCGGCCGAGTCGGTCGTCGACCTCGGCGGCGAGCGCGTGTACCGCTACGACCGCCCCGCCGACGGGGAGTGCGCCTGCCGGATCATCGAGGAGCTGGACTGTCCGATCGCGGACGCGCGCGCCGAGGACGGCGTCTTGCTATTGACGCTCCATCTCCCCGACCTCGAACGCCTCCGCGACGTCGTCTCGGCGCTCGACGGCGCCGTCGACCGCGTCGAGGTGCGCTACCTCGTCCAGGGCGCGGCGCGCGGCGACGCGGTCTCGGACCGGACCCTCGTCGACCGCGGCCGGCTTACCGACCGCCAGTGCGAGGTGCTCCGGACGGCATACCGTATGGGCTACTTCGAGCGCCCCCGCGACGCCAACGCGAGCGCGGTCGCGGACGCCCTCGACATCGCCCCCTCGACGTTCGCGGAACACCTCGCGGCGGCACAGCGGAAGCTGTTAGAGGAGACGCTCGCCGGCGACTGA
- the trxA gene encoding thioredoxin has product MSDAAEASESADEEPETERERIRERKRRELEARLGDGDALDEAAGADAGDGGAATPGEPIHVNGPDELRRAVDEHDVVLVDCYADWCGPCQMMEPTMEALAAETDAAVAKVDVDANRAVAQQLGARSIPTLVLYADGEAVERFVGAQDRATLESAIDEHAA; this is encoded by the coding sequence ATGAGCGACGCAGCAGAAGCGAGCGAATCGGCGGACGAGGAGCCGGAGACGGAGCGCGAGCGCATCCGCGAGCGGAAGCGCCGGGAGCTCGAAGCGCGGCTCGGAGACGGGGACGCGCTCGACGAGGCCGCGGGAGCCGACGCGGGCGACGGCGGAGCGGCGACTCCGGGCGAGCCGATCCACGTGAACGGACCGGACGAGCTTCGGCGTGCGGTCGACGAGCACGACGTCGTCCTCGTCGACTGTTACGCCGACTGGTGCGGTCCCTGTCAGATGATGGAGCCGACGATGGAGGCGCTCGCGGCCGAGACCGACGCCGCGGTCGCGAAGGTCGACGTGGACGCGAACCGGGCGGTCGCCCAGCAGTTGGGCGCTCGCAGCATCCCGACGCTCGTGTTGTACGCCGACGGCGAGGCGGTCGAGCGGTTCGTCGGCGCGCAGGACCGCGCGACGCTGGAGTCCGCGATCGACGAACACGCCGCCTGA
- a CDS encoding cobyric acid synthase, translating to MTDADAAEASEAPADTVLIAGTASHVGKSTLAAGLCRLLARRGVSVAPYKAQNMSNNARVALAPDGEWGEVGVSQHVQARAAEAVPTTDMNPVLLKPRGGGESQIIVDGEAVANAPASAYYDGHWADARAAAVAAHERLAAAHDVIVAEGAGSVAEINLRDRDLANVECARFADARILIAVDIERGGAFASLYGTLELLPDDLRERVCGAVITKFRGDPDLLEPGIAEIEERTGVPVVGVVPHDDPGLPAEDSLSLPEAGSGGENAGGGDAGVLGADDGVPDEESVRIGVPRLPRISNFTDLEPLAGEPGVRVAYLPLDAALGGVDAVVLPGSKNTVDDLLALREAGLDEALRAFDGPVIGVCGGYQLLGERLLDADVEGVGGRETVPGVGLLPVETRFSTEKRVERATCAVEGVGPIAGADGEATGYEIRAGRTRPLDGEKKSPSFAMEPLGSESVATDRVLGTYLHGLFEAESVRDAFVERVFASAGRARPDAAAADRSPYDRAADLVAEHVDLPAAGLGRLLAGGEANGRETGGR from the coding sequence GTGACCGACGCCGACGCCGCGGAGGCCTCCGAGGCCCCGGCCGACACCGTCCTCATCGCGGGGACCGCGAGCCACGTCGGCAAGAGCACGCTGGCGGCCGGCCTCTGTCGGCTGCTCGCCCGGCGGGGCGTCTCGGTCGCCCCGTACAAGGCCCAGAACATGAGCAACAACGCGCGGGTGGCGCTCGCGCCGGACGGCGAGTGGGGCGAGGTCGGCGTCTCCCAGCACGTCCAGGCGCGGGCCGCCGAGGCGGTGCCGACGACGGACATGAACCCCGTCCTGCTCAAGCCCCGCGGCGGCGGCGAGAGCCAGATAATCGTCGACGGCGAGGCGGTCGCGAACGCCCCGGCGTCGGCGTACTACGACGGGCACTGGGCGGACGCCCGCGCGGCCGCCGTCGCGGCCCACGAGCGGCTGGCGGCGGCCCACGACGTTATCGTGGCGGAGGGCGCGGGCAGCGTCGCGGAGATCAACCTCCGCGACCGCGACCTCGCGAACGTCGAGTGCGCGCGGTTCGCGGACGCGCGGATCCTGATCGCGGTCGACATCGAGCGCGGCGGCGCGTTCGCGAGCCTCTACGGGACCCTCGAACTGCTCCCCGACGACCTCCGCGAGCGCGTGTGCGGCGCCGTGATCACGAAGTTCCGCGGCGACCCGGACCTCCTCGAACCCGGCATCGCGGAGATCGAGGAGCGCACCGGCGTCCCGGTCGTCGGCGTCGTCCCGCACGACGACCCGGGCCTCCCGGCCGAGGACAGCCTCTCGCTGCCGGAGGCGGGGAGCGGCGGCGAGAACGCCGGCGGCGGCGACGCCGGCGTCCTTGGGGCCGACGACGGCGTCCCGGACGAGGAGAGCGTCCGGATCGGGGTCCCGCGGCTCCCGCGGATCTCGAACTTCACCGACCTGGAGCCGCTGGCGGGCGAGCCCGGCGTCCGCGTCGCCTACCTCCCGCTCGACGCCGCGCTCGGCGGGGTCGACGCGGTCGTGCTTCCGGGGTCGAAAAACACCGTCGACGACCTGCTCGCGCTCCGCGAGGCCGGCCTCGACGAGGCGCTGCGCGCGTTCGACGGGCCCGTTATCGGCGTCTGCGGCGGCTACCAGCTCCTCGGGGAGCGCCTCCTCGACGCCGACGTGGAGGGCGTCGGCGGCCGCGAGACCGTCCCGGGCGTCGGTCTCCTCCCGGTCGAGACGCGGTTCTCGACGGAGAAGCGCGTCGAGCGCGCGACGTGCGCCGTCGAGGGCGTCGGACCGATCGCGGGCGCCGACGGCGAGGCGACCGGCTACGAGATCCGCGCCGGGCGGACCCGACCGCTCGACGGCGAGAAAAAATCGCCGTCGTTCGCGATGGAGCCGCTGGGTTCGGAGAGCGTCGCCACCGACCGGGTCCTCGGGACCTACCTCCACGGGCTCTTCGAGGCGGAGAGCGTGCGCGACGCGTTCGTCGAGCGGGTCTTCGCGAGCGCGGGGCGGGCGCGCCCGGACGCCGCGGCGGCCGACCGCTCCCCGTACGACCGCGCGGCCGACCTCGTCGCGGAGCACGTCGACCTGCCCGCGGCCGGGCTGGGCCGCCTCCTCGCCGGTGGGGAGGCGAACGGTCGAGAGACCGGCGGTCGCTGA